The genomic window CCTGCGACCGCCCCCGCGGCGAAGAGCTCCTCCTCCACACCGAGGCGGTTGAGCCGCTCCGCCAGATAGCCGACGGCCTCGTCGTTGCCGAAGTCGGTCTGGCGCACCCACCGGGTGGGCCGGTCCCCGATCACTCGGAAGACCTCGCCGTCGGCGGTGTTCTCCCGGCGCACGTGGAACTCGGAGTCGTCGATGGCCCTGGGTCGGACCACGACCCTGGCCGGCTCGATGACGGTGTGCTCGGCGCGCGCCTTGGACACTGCCGCCGCGAGCGCGAAGGTCAGCTCCTTCAGACCCGTGTGGGCCACCGCCGAGATGATGTGCACCTCCAGGCCACGGGCCTCCAGCTCAGGCTTGACCATCTCGGCCAGGTCACGGGCCTCCGGCACGTCGGCCTTGTTGAGCACCACTATGCGCACCCGGTCTGCCAGCGGCATGCCACCAAGTGAGGAGTCCGGGACATACTCGGCCAGCTCGTGCTCGATGACATCCAGATCCGTCAGCGGGTCGCGACCAGGCTCCAGGGTCGCGCAGTCGATGACGTGGACCAGCACGTGGCACCGTTCGACGTGCCGCAGGAACCGCAGGCCCAGACCCTTGCCCTCGGAGGCACCGGGGATCAAGCCCGGGACGTCGGCCACGGTGAAACGCTGACCACCGGCCGTGACGACACCCAGGTTGGGCACCAGGGTCGTGAACGGATAGTCGGCGATCTTGGGTCGGGCCGCCGAGAGCACCGAGACCAGGCTGGACTTGCCCGCGGACGGGAACCCGATCAGGGCGACGTCGGCCAGTGTCTTGAGCTCGAGGACGACCTCGCGCGACTCACCCGGCTCGCCCTTGAGGGCAAAACCCGGCGCCTTGCGCCGCTTGCTGGCCAGCGCCTTGTTGCCCAGGCCGCCTCGGCCACCTCGCGCTGCGACATACTCCGTCCCGGCGCCGACCAGGTCGGCGAGCACGTCACCGTCGCGGTTGGTGACCACCGTGCCCTCCGGCACCGCCAGGACCAGGTCCGAGCCCTGGGCGCCGTTGCGCTCGCCGCCCTCCCCCTGCCTGCCGCTGGGAGCCGTGCGGTGCGGTCCGTGGTGGTAGTCGAGCAGCGTGGTGATCTGCGGGTCGACCCGCAGGATGACGTCGCCGCCGCGCCCGCCGTTGCCCCCGTCGGGGCCGCCGAGCGGCTTGAACTTCTCGCGGTGGATCGATGCCACACCGTGCCCGCCGTTGCCTGCGGACAGGTGCAGGATGACGCGGTCAACAAAGGTGGCCATGGCCTGATCCTCTCAGGGGCGGAGCCCCGGGTGCTGGAAAGACAGAACGCCGGTGGTTGCCCTCAGGCAACGCACCGGCGTCCGGAGTATGTCGTGTGCTCGCCTCAGGCGGGCTGGCCCACGGTCTGGGTCTCGCTGGCCTGGGCGGCCACGATGTTGATGACCTTGCGGCCACCCTTCGCGCCGTACTCCACCACGCCCGCGTTGAGCGCGAACAGGGTGTCGTCCTTGCCGCGGCCCACGCCCACACCTGGG from Ornithinimicrobium cryptoxanthini includes these protein-coding regions:
- the obgE gene encoding GTPase ObgE, which produces MATFVDRVILHLSAGNGGHGVASIHREKFKPLGGPDGGNGGRGGDVILRVDPQITTLLDYHHGPHRTAPSGRQGEGGERNGAQGSDLVLAVPEGTVVTNRDGDVLADLVGAGTEYVAARGGRGGLGNKALASKRRKAPGFALKGEPGESREVVLELKTLADVALIGFPSAGKSSLVSVLSAARPKIADYPFTTLVPNLGVVTAGGQRFTVADVPGLIPGASEGKGLGLRFLRHVERCHVLVHVIDCATLEPGRDPLTDLDVIEHELAEYVPDSSLGGMPLADRVRIVVLNKADVPEARDLAEMVKPELEARGLEVHIISAVAHTGLKELTFALAAAVSKARAEHTVIEPARVVVRPRAIDDSEFHVRRENTADGEVFRVIGDRPTRWVRQTDFGNDEAVGYLAERLNRLGVEEELFAAGAVAGSTVLIGPEDDAVVFDWQPTISAGAELLGQRGTDIRLEDRHRPTRHEKRDAFHGKMDAAAQARAELDQDRRAGIWTDRDDLADKDG
- the rpmA gene encoding 50S ribosomal protein L27 yields the protein MATKKGASSTKNGRDSNAQRLGVKRFGGQVVSAGEILVRQRGTHFHPGVGVGRGKDDTLFALNAGVVEYGAKGGRKVINIVAAQASETQTVGQPA